From Xylocopilactobacillus apis, a single genomic window includes:
- the rplF gene encoding 50S ribosomal protein L6, with product MSRIGYKKVVIPEGVTMTQDGNTITVKGPKGSISRDFRPEITIKTEGNEVSFDRISDQYKALHGTTRALFANMVEGVTKGYEKHLDLVGVGYRAQMQGTKLVLNVGYSHPVEMAAPEGIKIEVPSNTEIVISGISKESVGKFAAEVREVRSPEPYKGKGIRYHDEYVRRKEGKTGK from the coding sequence ATGAGTCGTATAGGTTATAAAAAAGTTGTAATACCAGAAGGTGTTACAATGACCCAAGATGGAAACACCATTACAGTCAAAGGGCCAAAAGGGAGCATTTCGAGAGACTTTCGTCCAGAAATTACTATTAAGACTGAAGGAAACGAAGTTTCATTTGATCGAATTAGTGATCAATATAAAGCTCTCCATGGTACAACAAGGGCTCTTTTTGCCAATATGGTAGAAGGTGTGACCAAAGGGTATGAGAAACATCTTGATTTGGTCGGTGTAGGTTATCGTGCCCAAATGCAAGGAACAAAATTAGTATTAAACGTTGGATATTCTCATCCTGTTGAGATGGCTGCCCCAGAAGGGATCAAAATTGAAGTTCCTTCCAATACTGAGATTGTGATCTCTGGGATTAGCAAAGAATCTGTTGGTAAATTTGCTGCCGAAGTACGAGAAGTTCGTTCACCTGAACCTTACAAGGGTAAGGGAATCAGATATCATGATGAATACGTACGTCGTAAGGAAGGAAAGACAGGTAAGTAG
- the rplR gene encoding 50S ribosomal protein L18 has protein sequence MIKKIDKNKIRLKRHSRMRFHINGTAEKPRLNVFRSNTNIYAQIIDDDKGTTIVSASSLDKDFDRKGTKVEQAKAVGEILGKRALDKNIKQVVFDRGGYVYHGRVMALADGAREAGLDF, from the coding sequence ATGATTAAAAAAATTGATAAAAATAAAATTCGACTTAAACGTCATAGCCGGATGCGTTTCCATATCAACGGTACTGCTGAAAAGCCTCGCTTGAATGTATTTCGTTCCAATACGAATATTTATGCCCAAATCATCGATGATGACAAAGGAACAACTATTGTGAGTGCATCAAGCTTAGATAAAGACTTTGACCGTAAAGGTACTAAAGTTGAACAAGCAAAAGCTGTTGGTGAAATTCTAGGCAAACGCGCTCTTGATAAAAATATCAAGCAAGTTGTATTTGACCGTGGAGGATATGTGTATCATGGTCGCGTCATGGCTCTTGCTGATGGTGCAAGAGAAGCTGGTTTAGACTTTTAG